One stretch of Bacteroidota bacterium DNA includes these proteins:
- a CDS encoding fumarate hydratase, with product MNEFKQSILDLITDTSSNLPPDVRKAIKAAQQKESSGTRSAMALETIATNIDMACENVGPICQDTGMLSFYIHTPVGANQIEMKHWIREAVSECTKSGKLRSNSVDSLTGKNSGTNLGEGTPIMHWEQWENNDEIEIKLILKGGGCENKNIQYSLPMELEHVGKAGRNLEGIRKCILHAVWQAQGHGCSIGAIGVCVGGDRMSGYEHAKMQLFRTIDDVNPNPTLAELENYVMNHVNSLKIGTMGFGGNSTLIACKVGAQNRLPASFFVSVAYDCWAFRRQGVILDAKTGKIKRWMYKEDAPTIKMSTKSEITLTGNEIVLNTPITEEKIRSLKVGDVVLISGKMFTGRDAIHAHLMTNDPPVDLHGQVLYHCGPVTIKENGKWKITAAGPTTSSREEPYQADIIKNYGVRAIVGKGGMGKKTLAALKEHGAVYLNAIGGAAQYYAKCITSVDGVDLEEFGLPEAMWHLTVKNFPAIVTMDANGNSLHAEIENASAKELLTLAPSVY from the coding sequence ATGAACGAATTCAAACAAAGTATTCTTGATCTCATAACAGATACATCCAGTAATCTCCCCCCTGATGTTCGCAAAGCCATTAAAGCTGCACAACAGAAGGAATCGAGCGGAACCCGCTCCGCAATGGCATTAGAGACCATTGCTACCAATATTGATATGGCATGCGAAAATGTCGGCCCGATTTGCCAGGATACCGGTATGCTATCATTCTATATTCACACACCTGTCGGTGCAAACCAAATCGAAATGAAACACTGGATTCGCGAAGCAGTGTCCGAATGTACGAAATCGGGAAAACTTCGTTCCAATTCAGTCGATTCACTGACGGGAAAAAACAGTGGCACAAATCTTGGCGAAGGCACCCCAATTATGCATTGGGAGCAGTGGGAAAATAATGACGAGATTGAAATAAAGTTGATCCTTAAAGGAGGCGGGTGCGAAAATAAAAATATTCAATATTCCCTTCCGATGGAACTGGAACATGTGGGAAAAGCTGGACGCAATCTCGAGGGAATTCGAAAATGCATCTTGCACGCTGTATGGCAGGCACAAGGTCATGGCTGCTCCATTGGAGCGATCGGTGTCTGCGTCGGCGGAGATAGAATGTCCGGATATGAGCACGCCAAAATGCAATTGTTTCGTACCATTGACGATGTCAATCCGAATCCGACACTGGCAGAATTAGAAAATTATGTGATGAATCACGTTAACAGCCTTAAGATTGGAACAATGGGTTTTGGCGGAAATTCTACATTAATTGCGTGCAAAGTTGGCGCGCAGAATAGATTGCCTGCCAGTTTTTTTGTTTCTGTAGCATACGATTGCTGGGCTTTCCGTCGACAAGGAGTCATTCTGGACGCAAAGACCGGAAAGATTAAACGCTGGATGTATAAGGAAGACGCTCCAACGATTAAAATGAGTACCAAAAGTGAAATTACTCTTACCGGTAACGAAATTGTACTGAATACACCTATCACCGAAGAAAAGATCCGATCATTAAAAGTTGGAGATGTTGTCCTAATCAGCGGAAAAATGTTCACCGGCCGCGATGCGATCCATGCACATTTAATGACGAATGATCCTCCGGTCGACCTTCATGGACAGGTATTATACCACTGCGGTCCTGTAACAATAAAAGAAAATGGAAAATGGAAAATAACTGCCGCAGGTCCCACGACAAGCAGCCGGGAAGAACCGTATCAGGCAGACATCATTAAAAATTACGGAGTTCGTGCAATTGTTGGCAAAGGCGGAATGGGTAAAAAAACCCTCGCCGCTTTGAAAGAACATGGCGCAGTCTATCTGAATGCGATCGGCGGAGCAGCGCAATATTATGCAAAATGTATCACGTCCGTAGACGGAGTTGATCTTGAAGAATTCGGCCTGCCTGAAGCAATGTGGCATTTGACGGTGAAAAATTTCCCGGCGATTGTGACAATGGATGCCAACGGAAACAGCCTGCATGCAGAAATCGAAAATGCGTCGGCAAAAGAACTTTTAACACTTGCTCCATCAGTTTACTAA
- a CDS encoding citrate synthase codes for MPNDTLTITDNRTGKSYEMPITYGTIHATDLRKIKVHDDDFGMMTYDPAFMNTASCKSTVTFIDGDKGILRYRGYPIEQLAEKSSYVEVTYLLLFGELPTKEQLVAWENKITMHTYIHENLKKLMEGFRYDAHPMGMFISTVAALSTFYPEANKIFDAEIRQKQILRLIGKVPTIAAFSYRHIKGMPYIYPNNDLSFIQNFLNMMYSIGTPRYEVPSIFEKALNILFILHADHEQNCSTSAMRNVGSSHVDPYSSTAAAAAALYGPLHGGANEAVLKMLDHIGDIKQVPAFIEKVKKGEGRLMGFGHRVYKNYDPRAKVIKKLADDMFKVTGVDPKLEIALELERIALTDEYFVKRKLYPNVDFYSGLIYKAMGFPMEFFPVLFAIPRTSGWITHWQEMILDEEQKIARPRQIYLGHDTRDYVAIDKRK; via the coding sequence ATGCCAAACGACACCCTTACTATTACTGATAATCGCACAGGGAAATCATACGAAATGCCGATTACCTACGGCACAATACATGCAACAGACTTGCGTAAGATCAAAGTTCATGATGATGACTTCGGCATGATGACGTATGATCCCGCTTTTATGAATACTGCCTCATGCAAAAGCACGGTCACGTTCATCGACGGTGATAAAGGAATCCTTCGGTACCGAGGTTATCCTATTGAACAACTGGCAGAAAAAAGTTCTTACGTTGAAGTAACATATCTGCTCCTCTTCGGAGAACTTCCCACAAAAGAACAGTTGGTTGCGTGGGAAAATAAAATTACGATGCACACGTACATTCATGAAAATTTAAAGAAGTTGATGGAAGGCTTTCGGTATGATGCTCATCCAATGGGGATGTTCATCAGCACCGTAGCGGCGCTTTCAACATTCTACCCGGAAGCAAACAAGATATTTGATGCAGAAATAAGGCAAAAACAAATTTTACGGTTGATCGGCAAAGTTCCAACCATTGCTGCGTTTTCCTATCGTCATATCAAAGGAATGCCATATATTTATCCGAATAACGACCTCTCGTTCATTCAGAATTTTTTAAATATGATGTACAGTATCGGTACCCCCCGATATGAAGTTCCTTCAATCTTCGAGAAAGCATTGAATATCCTCTTCATTCTTCATGCAGATCATGAGCAGAACTGCAGCACCAGTGCTATGAGAAACGTCGGAAGCTCTCATGTCGATCCATATTCCTCTACTGCCGCAGCGGCAGCAGCGTTGTACGGTCCGCTGCATGGCGGCGCAAATGAAGCGGTGTTAAAGATGCTCGACCATATCGGCGACATTAAACAAGTTCCTGCATTCATTGAAAAAGTAAAAAAAGGTGAGGGACGTTTAATGGGATTTGGACATCGCGTCTACAAAAACTATGATCCCCGTGCAAAAGTGATTAAAAAGCTTGCAGACGATATGTTCAAGGTAACCGGCGTCGATCCGAAACTGGAGATCGCTCTTGAACTTGAACGAATCGCGTTAACCGATGAATATTTCGTAAAGCGTAAACTGTATCCAAATGTGGATTTCTATTCCGGATTGATCTATAAAGCAATGGGTTTCCCGATGGAATTCTTTCCGGTACTCTTCGCTATCCCCCGCACCTCAGGTTGGATTACCCATTGGCAGGAAATGATTTTAGATGAAGAGCAAAAGATTGCTCGTCCCCGCCAGATTTACTTGGGACATGATACTCGAGATTATGTCGCCATTGACAAGCGTAAATAA
- a CDS encoding alpha/beta fold hydrolase, with translation MGRFFYYETTMKATINSSLMRFIDVGSQNSTPIIFIHGFPFSHKMWNFPGGQIDALSATNRVIAYDIRGHGESEVGSAHYAIELFVDDLFALMDHLNIPKAILCGLSMGGYIALRAVERNPERVIGLVLCDTKSEADGNEAKIKRANGIKFIQANGMKYYAQDYVKIVFAPSSFDAHPESIKAIQSIVERTAPTAIFGSLLALAARTDTTVSLPKITCPTLILVGEKDTLTPLAASQAMKDNIPGAEMFVIANAGHISNMENPAEFNKHLIAFVTKIK, from the coding sequence ATGGGACGTTTTTTTTATTATGAGACAACTATGAAAGCAACAATCAATTCCTCTCTGATGCGCTTTATTGATGTCGGATCACAGAATTCGACGCCAATCATCTTTATTCACGGTTTCCCGTTTAGTCATAAGATGTGGAATTTCCCCGGCGGACAGATTGATGCGTTAAGTGCAACCAACCGTGTGATTGCCTACGACATTCGTGGACATGGTGAAAGCGAAGTCGGTTCCGCACATTATGCCATCGAACTGTTTGTCGATGATCTGTTTGCCTTAATGGATCATCTGAATATTCCCAAAGCGATCCTCTGCGGACTTTCCATGGGTGGCTACATTGCACTTCGCGCCGTCGAACGAAATCCCGAACGCGTCATTGGACTCGTTTTATGCGATACAAAAAGTGAAGCTGATGGAAATGAAGCAAAAATTAAGCGTGCCAACGGCATTAAATTTATTCAAGCCAATGGGATGAAGTACTACGCACAGGATTATGTGAAGATCGTTTTTGCTCCCTCGTCGTTCGATGCTCACCCTGAATCAATCAAAGCAATACAAAGTATTGTGGAACGTACAGCACCGACGGCGATCTTTGGATCTCTTCTTGCACTTGCAGCACGGACAGATACCACAGTGAGTCTTCCAAAAATCACATGCCCCACGCTTATCCTTGTTGGAGAAAAAGATACATTGACTCCTTTAGCCGCCTCGCAAGCAATGAAGGACAATATACCCGGAGCAGAAATGTTTGTCATAGCGAATGCAGGTCATATCAGCAATATGGAGAATCCTGCGGAATTTAATAAACACCTTATCGCATTTGTAACGAAGATCAAATAA